In the Quercus lobata isolate SW786 chromosome 5, ValleyOak3.0 Primary Assembly, whole genome shotgun sequence genome, one interval contains:
- the LOC115990321 gene encoding uncharacterized protein LOC115990321: MDGAASGPTNKAGCGGLIRNDQGNWLMGFSRNIGQANSFMAETWALQLVARFSRCCIRHIYHEANICADKLSRLGLVQSLDFVLHHSPLVDLLPLIEANKHGLYSNRRCPAPYSVL; this comes from the exons ATGGATGGGGCAGCTTCAGGACCAACGAATAAGGCAGGTTGTGGAGGTTTGATCAGAAATGACCAAGGAAACTGGTTGATGGGGTTTTCAAGAAACATTGGGCAAGCCAATAGCTTCATGGCTGAGACCTGGGCATT GCAGTTAGTTGCCCGCTTTTCCCGATGCTGCATTAGACACATTTACCATGAGGCCAACATATGCGCTGATAAGCTGTCTAGATTAGGACTGGTGCAGTCTTTAGATTTTGTGTTGCATCACAGTCCGCTTGTGGACTTGCTTCCTCTTATTGAGGCTAATAAGCATGGTTTGTACTCTAACAGGAGGTGCCCTGCACCTTATTCTGTTCTTTAG